From the Lathyrus oleraceus cultivar Zhongwan6 chromosome 4, CAAS_Psat_ZW6_1.0, whole genome shotgun sequence genome, one window contains:
- the LOC127075682 gene encoding uncharacterized protein LOC127075682 — protein MGLFRTVVKEAWEKTFLFTKFLCFLHVTDNYLVDPVKIYGPSMLPVIDLNPSLFLGERITPQSGKVTHRDIVVFRSPQNPRRTVTKRVIGLEGDTITYVSNPENNDNDKHETAVVPKGHVWVQGDNKYNSTDSRHFGPIPYGLIESKIFWKVFPLEDFGSFWRK, from the exons ATGGGGCTATTTAGGACTGTTGTTAAAGAAGCATGGGAGAAAACATTCTTATTTACAAAGTTCTTATGCTTTTTACATGTTACCGACAATTATCTGGTTGACCCTGTTAAG ATCTACGGTCCTAGCATGCTTCCTGTAATCGATTTGAATCCAAGCCTCTTTCTTGGTGAAAGGATAACACCTCAATCTGGTAAAGTTACTCACAGAGATATTGTAGTCTTCCGCTCACCTCAAAACCCTAGAAGAACTGTCACAAAGCGTGTGATTGGATTAGAGGGCGATACCATTACTTACGTCTCTAATCCCGAAAACAACGATAACGATAAGCATGAGACAGCTGTG GTTCCAAAGGGTCACGTTTGGGTACAGGGGGATAACAAATATAATAGCACTGATTCTAGACATTTTGGTCCAATTCCTTATGGCCTTATTGAGAGTAAGATATTCTGGAAG